The Mesotoga sp. BH458_6_3_2_1 genome has a window encoding:
- a CDS encoding YhcG family protein, whose amino-acid sequence MANNQEGFNFSTLVTAIHQVDENMAAQAGRAVNVSLTLRNWMIGAYIVKYELNGSDRADYGDKLLSELAKRLTGINVSNCNRRQLYRYLRFYRLYPQIVGTLSAQLKTMLPADLHGIEKVGTPSPQLKIPPEKLVYRLSYSHLELIVDLDDPLKRTFYEIECIRGNWSVRELKRQIGSLYYERSELSENKEKLAELVQSGTEKSEPKLAVRDPYVFEFLGIKSCEAMRESDLEDQLLNELQDFLLELGHGFCFETRQKRILIGDTHGFVDLVFYHRILKCHVLVELKVESINHENLGQFNTYVSWYRKNMMADGDKPPVGILLCTQKDHALVEYALAGMDNHLFVSKYQLELPRKEEIQKFLEEKIREVGE is encoded by the coding sequence ATGGCCAATAACCAGGAAGGCTTCAACTTCAGCACCCTGGTCACTGCTATTCACCAGGTAGACGAAAACATGGCTGCGCAGGCCGGGCGGGCGGTCAATGTCAGCCTGACCCTTCGAAACTGGATGATCGGCGCCTATATTGTCAAATATGAACTGAACGGTTCGGACCGGGCGGATTACGGTGATAAGCTCCTTTCAGAACTGGCAAAGCGGCTGACAGGCATCAATGTGAGTAATTGCAATCGCCGCCAGCTCTATCGTTACCTACGTTTTTACCGGCTTTATCCTCAAATTGTGGGGACACTGTCCGCACAATTGAAGACTATGCTGCCTGCGGATTTACATGGAATTGAAAAAGTGGGGACACCGTCCCCACAATTGAAAATCCCACCGGAAAAACTCGTATATCGGCTTTCATACAGCCATCTGGAATTGATCGTGGATCTTGACGATCCTCTCAAACGGACCTTTTACGAGATCGAGTGCATCCGGGGAAACTGGTCGGTGCGGGAGCTCAAACGGCAGATCGGCAGCCTCTACTATGAGCGTTCCGAGTTATCGGAAAACAAAGAAAAACTGGCAGAACTGGTCCAATCAGGGACGGAAAAGAGCGAACCGAAACTGGCTGTCCGCGATCCCTATGTTTTCGAGTTTCTCGGGATAAAGTCCTGTGAGGCCATGAGGGAGTCCGATCTGGAGGATCAGCTCCTGAACGAACTACAGGATTTCCTTTTGGAGCTTGGCCACGGATTCTGCTTCGAAACCCGCCAGAAGCGGATCCTGATCGGTGATACACACGGTTTCGTTGACCTGGTTTTCTACCACCGCATCCTTAAATGCCATGTGCTGGTGGAGTTGAAGGTCGAGTCCATTAACCACGAAAACCTCGGACAGTTCAACACCTATGTGAGCTGGTACCGGAAAAACATGATGGCCGACGGAGACAAGCCGCCCGTGGGCATTCTGCTCTGCACGCAAAAAGACCATGCCCTGGTGGAATACGCCTTGGCAGGTATGGACAACCACCTGTTCGTCTCCAAGTACCAGCTCGAACTGCCCCGCAAGGAAGAAATACAGAAATTTCTGGAAGAGAAGATACGGGAGGTCGGGGAGTGA
- a CDS encoding restriction endonuclease subunit S, whose protein sequence is MSGDWVNHRVDDIANVTDYVANGSFATLKKNVSYSSTPDFAILVRLVDFNNGWNGNYVYLPENSYRFLKKSSLDVGDVIISNVGANAGTVFRVPDLGKPATLGPNSIVIKTEGKESLRDFLYYYFAGPIGQNQIQSIITGSAQPKFNKTDFRAITIKIPSNEHEQRAIVHILGSLDDKIELNRRMNQTLEATARAVFKSWFVDFDPVRAKAEGRPTGLPDEIAALFPDSFENSEIGEIPKGWEVSTIGENAEKLSKGTTPRMNDVLNAQDTPSIPFLKVRNISEEGEIDLSNLDRIPRSIHEGFLKRSILKTNDVLFSIAGTIGRVSILPEELNDSNVNQAIAFVRPKKNELPSTFLRLILISDRIQDEASSRVVQGVQANVSLTVLSDLRFANPPQSIIDIWLRYFGDSFSRQELLLRESRSLSSLRDTLLPKLISGELRVPNAEAIAEGVN, encoded by the coding sequence ATGAGCGGTGATTGGGTAAATCACCGAGTTGATGATATTGCTAATGTAACAGACTACGTGGCAAATGGCAGTTTTGCCACTCTAAAAAAGAATGTTTCTTATTCATCTACCCCTGATTTTGCGATATTGGTCCGGCTTGTTGATTTCAATAACGGTTGGAATGGAAATTATGTATATCTCCCTGAGAATTCTTACCGCTTCTTGAAGAAGAGCTCTTTAGATGTTGGTGATGTTATCATTTCGAATGTTGGCGCGAATGCGGGTACAGTTTTCCGTGTACCCGACCTTGGAAAACCAGCAACCTTGGGCCCAAATTCGATTGTCATTAAAACCGAAGGGAAGGAATCACTCCGCGACTTTCTATACTATTATTTCGCCGGTCCAATTGGCCAAAATCAAATTCAAAGTATAATTACTGGAAGTGCTCAACCCAAGTTCAACAAAACTGATTTTAGAGCTATTACTATCAAAATACCTAGCAATGAGCATGAACAACGTGCCATAGTCCACATCCTCGGATCGCTGGATGACAAGATCGAATTGAATCGCCGGATGAACCAGACGCTGGAGGCCACTGCCCGGGCAGTCTTCAAGTCCTGGTTCGTGGATTTTGACCCGGTGCGCGCCAAAGCCGAAGGCCGCCCGACAGGTCTGCCGGATGAAATTGCCGCGCTCTTTCCCGACAGTTTCGAAAACTCGGAGATTGGTGAGATCCCAAAGGGGTGGGAGGTTAGTACCATAGGTGAAAATGCTGAAAAGTTGTCTAAAGGAACAACACCCCGCATGAATGACGTTCTTAATGCACAGGACACACCATCTATTCCATTTCTAAAAGTAAGAAATATATCTGAAGAAGGGGAGATTGACTTATCAAACTTAGATAGAATCCCACGATCAATACACGAAGGTTTTTTGAAAAGATCGATATTGAAAACTAATGATGTTCTTTTTTCAATTGCTGGTACCATTGGAAGAGTATCCATATTGCCTGAGGAATTGAATGATTCAAACGTAAATCAAGCGATTGCTTTTGTTAGGCCAAAAAAGAATGAGCTACCATCGACCTTTCTCAGATTGATATTGATTTCAGATAGAATCCAAGATGAAGCCAGTTCGCGGGTTGTCCAGGGTGTCCAAGCTAATGTCAGTCTGACAGTGCTGTCCGATCTTAGATTTGCGAACCCTCCACAGTCAATTATTGATATTTGGCTAAGATATTTTGGCGATAGTTTCAGTCGTCAGGAATTGCTGTTAAGAGAATCACGTTCCCTTTCCTCTCTTCGCGACACCCTCCTTCCCAAACTCATTTCTGGTGAGTTGCGGGTCCCGAATGCCGAGGCAATAGCCGAAGGAGTGAACTAA
- a CDS encoding class I SAM-dependent DNA methyltransferase yields the protein MAKETNGANLGFENQMWAAADKLRGHMDASEYKHVVLGLIFLKYISDAFQAKYKQLEATKDTEYSDPEDRDEYAAANIFWVPKEARWSKLQSSAKQPTIGKIIDDAMVAIEKENPTLKGVLPKDYSRPTLDKYLLGELIDIVSKIGLGDDESRSKDILGRVYEYFLGRFAAAEGKGGGEFYTPRCVVNLLVRMIEPYKGRVFDPCCGSGGMFVQSEGFVEERGGRLGDIAIYGQESNPTTWRLAMMNLAIRGLDANLGGQHADSFHNDLHKDLRADFILANPPFNMSDWGGERLREDARWKYGIPPVNNANYAWIQHFIHHLSPTGIAGFVMANGSMSTSTTSEGEIRKNIIEKDLVDCMIALPGQLFYTTQIPVCLWFLARNKKNGKFRDRRGQTLFIDARKLGNLIDRTHKDFSEEEIDKVAGTYHAWRGEEEVGEYKDVPGFCMSVTTEEIRNHGYILTPGRYVGMEEIEGDGIPFEEKMAELSATLYEQFAEAHQLEAAIKKNLESLGYGQ from the coding sequence ATGGCAAAAGAAACCAACGGAGCGAATCTCGGCTTTGAGAACCAGATGTGGGCCGCTGCCGACAAGTTGAGGGGGCATATGGATGCCTCCGAGTACAAGCATGTGGTTCTTGGATTGATTTTTCTCAAATACATCTCGGACGCCTTCCAGGCCAAGTACAAGCAGCTGGAGGCTACCAAGGATACTGAATATTCAGATCCTGAAGATCGTGACGAATACGCGGCTGCCAACATTTTCTGGGTGCCGAAGGAGGCCCGCTGGTCCAAACTCCAATCCAGCGCCAAGCAACCGACCATCGGCAAAATCATTGATGACGCTATGGTGGCCATTGAGAAAGAGAATCCTACCCTCAAGGGTGTTCTGCCCAAAGACTATTCGCGTCCGACTCTGGACAAATACCTGTTGGGTGAGCTCATCGATATCGTCAGCAAGATCGGACTTGGAGACGATGAATCCCGCTCAAAAGATATTCTCGGCCGGGTGTACGAGTATTTCCTCGGTCGTTTCGCCGCGGCGGAAGGCAAAGGCGGCGGTGAATTTTACACACCCCGGTGCGTGGTCAATCTGCTCGTCAGAATGATCGAGCCATATAAGGGTCGCGTGTTTGACCCGTGCTGCGGCTCGGGTGGCATGTTCGTTCAAAGCGAGGGCTTTGTTGAGGAGCGTGGCGGCCGCCTGGGTGATATCGCTATCTACGGTCAGGAGTCCAATCCTACAACCTGGCGGCTGGCGATGATGAACCTGGCCATCAGAGGACTGGACGCCAACCTTGGCGGTCAACATGCGGACAGCTTTCATAATGACCTGCACAAGGACCTGCGAGCTGATTTCATCCTCGCCAATCCGCCCTTCAACATGAGCGACTGGGGCGGCGAACGCCTACGGGAAGACGCCCGCTGGAAGTACGGCATTCCGCCGGTGAACAACGCCAACTACGCTTGGATTCAGCACTTCATCCATCACCTCTCACCCACTGGTATTGCCGGTTTCGTTATGGCCAATGGCTCCATGTCCACCAGCACCACCAGTGAAGGGGAAATCCGCAAGAATATAATTGAGAAGGACCTGGTGGATTGCATGATCGCCCTGCCCGGGCAGCTTTTCTATACGACTCAGATTCCGGTGTGCCTCTGGTTTCTCGCTCGAAACAAGAAGAACGGCAAATTTCGAGACCGGCGCGGACAAACGCTCTTTATCGACGCCCGCAAATTGGGAAACCTTATCGATCGAACCCACAAAGATTTTTCCGAAGAAGAGATCGACAAGGTTGCCGGGACTTACCATGCCTGGCGTGGAGAAGAAGAGGTTGGCGAATACAAGGATGTGCCGGGTTTCTGCATGAGCGTTACCACCGAAGAGATCAGAAACCACGGCTATATCCTGACCCCTGGCCGCTACGTAGGCATGGAAGAGATCGAAGGCGATGGCATTCCATTCGAAGAAAAAATGGCCGAACTGTCAGCAACGCTCTACGAGCAGTTCGCTGAGGCTCACCAGCTCGAAGCCGCTATCAAAAAGAACCTGGAGAGCTTGGGCTATGGCCAATAA